One genomic window of Luteitalea pratensis includes the following:
- a CDS encoding ABC transporter permease, translated as MMRYAQEALARLMAIFRKRTLDLELDEELSAHLDLLTHRNVQRGLSPEEAHRQAVLQMGGLTATKVLHREARGLPRAEAVTRAFSQAWRSWRSAKSIALLATFALAVGIGSATAIYTVVNGVMLKPLGYRDGHRFVALCESDRIDTERCGDLSYRDAEEYQQRTTTFDAFGWFRESGKNLMHGVEPLHVKGVAVTIPLVHQFGVAPSLGRWFDDDSGAVISHALWRRLGADPAIVGQGLTLDGRAYAVAGVMPASFHLPVTGQTAAADRVDVWTPLDIAERDGCCYLVYARRKPGVSVAAVTADVTRVAAALVAENPKRRLTSTARVRDLHETVIERVRPTLLLLFAAAALLFLIACASAAGLLLSRSVARARETAMRVALGASRGQLAMQYVAEGLLIALPAAAIGIALSLVVTPAVVSLAGDYLPRPDDIHVDWRVLGFALGAAAVAGILSSLAPLRQAARTTPAAALGDGVRVSAGRQSRRASRSLVIAEVALAFGLLTVSAALIVHVRHLAHASPGFDADNLLTFILSVPGTIAFDPDQRIPNQKRLVAAIGAIPGVDAVAFANQLPLTGWGRVTSIHPEGAPDADAAHRTSRLMAVSPGYFDVMRIPLHRGRLLTDLDARPGDVPVVLNEAAARRYWGERDAVGAHGTFDDRQGPRFQVVGIVGNVKNEGMDVPTSPEVYVLVFPYPVESMYVVVRSTRPVASLAPDIRQAVRRVDAAQPVHAVATMREIIQGTMTLERAVSFLATFFASAALLMAMLGVYGVIAYAVRQRSMEIGMRMILGASGQDVLTLVLGDGLRLAAYGMVAGGVVAIVGVFVLGRVFDAVASGTTPFIYSTAIVAVLAVVASLAPALRAAVKSPLVVLREGS; from the coding sequence ATGATGCGGTACGCGCAGGAAGCGCTGGCCCGTCTCATGGCGATCTTCCGGAAGCGCACGCTCGATCTGGAACTGGACGAAGAGCTCTCCGCTCATCTCGACCTGCTGACACACCGCAACGTGCAGCGCGGCTTGTCTCCGGAGGAGGCGCACCGCCAGGCCGTCCTGCAGATGGGCGGGCTGACCGCGACGAAGGTGCTGCACCGTGAGGCTCGGGGGCTGCCACGTGCCGAGGCCGTGACACGGGCATTCTCACAGGCATGGCGATCGTGGCGGAGCGCGAAGAGCATTGCGCTGCTGGCCACCTTCGCGCTGGCCGTCGGCATCGGATCGGCCACCGCGATCTACACCGTCGTCAACGGCGTGATGCTGAAGCCGTTGGGGTACCGCGACGGCCACCGCTTCGTGGCGCTGTGCGAATCGGACCGCATCGACACGGAGCGCTGCGGAGACCTTTCCTACCGGGACGCCGAGGAGTACCAGCAGCGGACCACGACCTTCGATGCGTTCGGCTGGTTTCGTGAGAGCGGCAAGAACCTGATGCACGGCGTCGAGCCGCTGCACGTGAAGGGCGTTGCCGTCACGATCCCGCTGGTGCACCAGTTCGGTGTCGCTCCGTCGCTCGGCCGCTGGTTCGACGACGACAGCGGCGCCGTGATCTCGCACGCATTGTGGCGGCGCCTCGGAGCCGATCCTGCCATCGTCGGGCAGGGGCTCACGCTCGACGGCCGTGCCTATGCGGTCGCGGGCGTGATGCCCGCGTCCTTTCACCTGCCGGTGACCGGCCAGACCGCGGCTGCCGACCGCGTGGATGTCTGGACGCCGCTCGACATCGCCGAGCGCGATGGCTGCTGCTACCTCGTCTACGCGCGGCGCAAGCCGGGTGTCAGCGTCGCCGCGGTGACGGCCGATGTGACTCGGGTGGCTGCCGCACTCGTGGCGGAGAACCCGAAGCGCCGGCTGACCTCCACGGCGCGGGTGCGCGACCTGCACGAGACCGTCATCGAGCGGGTCCGTCCTACGCTTCTGCTGCTCTTTGCGGCCGCCGCGCTGCTGTTCCTGATCGCGTGCGCCAGCGCCGCCGGATTGCTGCTCTCCCGGTCGGTGGCGCGGGCCCGCGAAACCGCGATGCGCGTGGCGCTCGGCGCCAGCCGCGGCCAGCTCGCGATGCAGTACGTCGCCGAGGGGTTGCTGATCGCGCTCCCCGCCGCTGCCATCGGCATCGCGCTCAGCCTCGTGGTGACGCCGGCCGTCGTGTCCCTCGCGGGCGACTATCTCCCGCGACCCGACGACATTCACGTTGATTGGCGAGTCCTGGGCTTTGCCCTCGGCGCCGCAGCCGTCGCGGGCATCCTGTCCAGCCTGGCACCGCTGCGCCAGGCCGCGCGCACGACGCCGGCCGCGGCGCTCGGAGACGGCGTGCGGGTGTCCGCTGGGCGCCAGAGCCGTCGGGCGTCGCGGTCGCTGGTCATTGCGGAAGTCGCGCTCGCCTTCGGCCTGCTGACCGTGAGCGCCGCCCTGATCGTCCACGTCAGGCACCTGGCACACGCGTCGCCCGGTTTCGACGCCGACAACCTCCTGACGTTCATCCTCAGTGTGCCCGGGACGATCGCGTTCGATCCGGATCAACGCATCCCCAACCAGAAGCGCCTGGTGGCGGCGATCGGCGCGATTCCTGGCGTCGACGCGGTGGCCTTCGCGAACCAGCTGCCGCTCACCGGCTGGGGCCGGGTGACGTCGATCCATCCGGAAGGCGCTCCGGACGCCGACGCGGCGCATCGCACGAGCCGCCTGATGGCCGTGAGCCCGGGCTACTTCGACGTCATGCGGATTCCCTTGCACCGCGGCCGCCTGCTGACCGACCTCGACGCTCGTCCGGGCGACGTGCCGGTAGTCCTCAACGAGGCGGCTGCCCGGCGCTACTGGGGCGAGCGTGACGCGGTTGGTGCTCACGGCACGTTCGACGATCGCCAGGGGCCACGCTTCCAGGTCGTCGGCATCGTCGGCAACGTGAAGAACGAGGGGATGGACGTGCCGACGTCTCCCGAAGTCTACGTGCTCGTCTTCCCCTACCCCGTCGAGAGCATGTACGTCGTGGTGCGCTCGACGCGTCCCGTCGCGTCACTGGCGCCAGACATCCGCCAGGCCGTCAGGCGGGTCGACGCCGCGCAGCCGGTCCACGCGGTGGCGACCATGCGCGAGATCATCCAGGGAACGATGACCCTCGAAAGGGCGGTGTCCTTCCTGGCGACGTTCTTCGCGAGTGCCGCGTTGCTGATGGCGATGCTCGGCGTGTACGGGGTGATCGCATACGCCGTCCGGCAGCGGTCCATGGAGATCGGAATGCGGATGATCCTCGGGGCGTCCGGACAGGACGTGCTGACACTCGTCCTCGGCGATGGCCTGCGTCTCGCGGCGTACGGCATGGTGGCTGGCGGCGTGGTCGCGATCGTCGGTGTCTTCGTGCTTGGTCGTGTCTTCGACGCGGTCGCGAGCGGAACCACGCCGTTCATCTACTCGACGGCCATCGTGGCCGTGCTCGCGGTGGTGGCGTCGCTCGCGCCCGCACTGCGCGCGGCGGTCAAGTCGCCCCTGGTGGTCCTGCGGGAAGGGTCGTAG
- a CDS encoding ABC transporter permease gives MGLLREGWRRLRSTLQRQELEDGLQDEIRFHVESQADKNRRAGMPPDEARRQALLRFGGVEQVRERTRDEFRATGLEDLARDVRFGWRALQRAPTFLAVAVITLALGIGATTAMFSVVYGILIRPLPYPDQDRLVEIVHQGANGGQLLASPAAYFGYRDHNRTFDAIGHWDWDSSPVTVSGDGEPESVTSLEMTHEVLQILGATPVAGRTFTAADDRTGAAPTVVISHGYWQRRFGATPAVGQTLMVEGVAREIIGVLPSSFRFFDYDADVFYPLQHVRADARFPSGDGRAIARLKKGVTLEAANADVARMLPLLIREFNPGFQGPLPRIRPALRTLKDKVVGDLGQTLWILMGTMSLLLLMACANVANLMLVRTQSRRSELAVRSALGAGRAAIARVVLAEAAVVGLIGGLGGVALAYAGLPYLLSLGVDDLPQIMTVRIDPVVLLVAAGTAVGATLIAAGVPLAQLSATGTPHSEALRGTRSVSDGPGGLCTRQILVVAQVATALVLLVGSGLMIRTFLELHRVVPGFRNPDAVQTFLLTIPRTGPLGGDENAANRERLLNTQRALLDRLAAIGGVTSAGFASGNDGLPLDGDGRQVSLIPYVDGVPAADGLSRTWEIQNASPGLFETMQTRIVAGRGLTWDDVVTQRQVMLVSEGLARKEWGSPAAALGRRISAFPANPGSEIIGVVEDVHHDGLDQPAPALIVNPPRSVPTAAFVVRSVRAGHADFLVDLRRAIASVHGDLSIAQPRTLGAMYRQSMGRASMTLLLLGITGALALILGLIGVYGVVSYSVSRRRREIGIRLALGARRGEVSQMFVRHALVLVGVGVVIGLGAAAGLTRLIASQLFGITPLDLPTHLAVALGLVVAASLASYVSAQRGSAVDPIEVLKGD, from the coding sequence ATGGGCCTACTGCGTGAAGGCTGGCGACGACTTCGCTCGACGCTGCAGCGGCAGGAACTCGAGGACGGACTCCAGGACGAGATTCGTTTTCACGTCGAGAGCCAGGCCGACAAGAACCGTCGTGCCGGGATGCCGCCCGACGAGGCACGACGTCAGGCACTCCTGCGCTTCGGCGGCGTGGAGCAGGTGCGCGAGCGAACGCGCGACGAGTTCCGCGCGACGGGTCTCGAGGATCTCGCGCGCGATGTACGTTTCGGGTGGCGGGCCCTCCAGCGAGCCCCGACCTTCCTGGCCGTCGCGGTCATCACGCTCGCGCTCGGCATCGGCGCCACCACCGCGATGTTCAGCGTCGTTTACGGCATCCTGATTCGGCCGCTGCCGTATCCCGACCAGGATCGTCTCGTCGAGATCGTCCACCAGGGCGCCAACGGCGGCCAGCTCCTTGCGTCGCCGGCCGCCTACTTCGGTTATCGCGATCACAACCGGACATTCGACGCCATTGGCCACTGGGACTGGGACAGCTCCCCGGTGACGGTCAGCGGCGACGGCGAGCCCGAGTCGGTCACGAGCCTCGAGATGACACACGAGGTGTTGCAGATCCTGGGCGCGACGCCGGTGGCCGGGCGCACCTTCACTGCCGCGGACGATCGCACCGGAGCGGCACCGACGGTGGTGATCTCGCACGGATACTGGCAGCGTCGCTTCGGCGCGACGCCGGCTGTGGGGCAAACCCTGATGGTCGAGGGCGTGGCGCGCGAGATCATCGGCGTGCTGCCCTCGTCGTTCCGGTTCTTCGACTACGACGCGGACGTCTTCTATCCGCTGCAGCACGTCCGCGCCGATGCCCGGTTCCCCTCGGGAGATGGCCGTGCGATCGCGAGGCTGAAGAAGGGCGTGACGTTAGAGGCCGCCAATGCCGACGTTGCACGCATGCTGCCGCTGCTCATCCGGGAGTTCAATCCCGGCTTCCAGGGGCCGCTGCCGAGAATCAGGCCGGCGCTGCGCACGCTCAAGGACAAGGTCGTCGGCGACCTCGGACAGACGCTGTGGATCCTGATGGGCACGATGTCGCTGCTCCTGCTCATGGCGTGCGCCAACGTCGCCAACCTGATGCTCGTGCGCACGCAGTCGCGCCGGTCCGAGCTGGCCGTCCGGTCAGCGCTCGGCGCCGGCCGTGCCGCCATCGCCCGCGTCGTGCTGGCCGAAGCCGCGGTCGTGGGGCTGATCGGTGGCCTCGGCGGCGTTGCCCTCGCGTACGCCGGCCTGCCGTACCTGCTCTCGCTCGGCGTCGACGACCTGCCGCAGATCATGACCGTGCGCATCGATCCCGTGGTGCTGCTCGTCGCCGCGGGAACGGCTGTCGGCGCGACCCTGATCGCTGCCGGTGTGCCGCTGGCGCAACTGTCCGCTACGGGTACACCGCACTCCGAGGCGCTGCGCGGCACGCGCTCGGTGAGCGACGGTCCAGGCGGTCTGTGCACACGGCAGATACTCGTGGTGGCGCAGGTGGCGACGGCGCTCGTGCTGCTGGTCGGCTCTGGGTTGATGATCCGGACCTTCCTGGAGCTGCATCGCGTCGTCCCTGGCTTCCGCAATCCGGATGCGGTGCAGACATTCCTGCTCACGATTCCTCGGACCGGGCCGCTTGGTGGCGACGAGAATGCCGCCAACCGCGAACGGTTGCTCAACACGCAGCGGGCGCTACTCGATCGGCTCGCCGCGATCGGCGGCGTCACGTCGGCCGGCTTCGCGTCGGGCAACGACGGCCTGCCACTGGACGGCGACGGGCGCCAGGTGTCGCTCATCCCGTACGTCGACGGCGTGCCGGCTGCCGATGGACTGTCTCGCACCTGGGAAATTCAGAATGCCTCGCCGGGCCTGTTCGAGACCATGCAGACCCGCATCGTGGCCGGCCGTGGCCTGACCTGGGACGACGTCGTCACGCAACGGCAGGTGATGCTGGTCTCCGAAGGGCTGGCCCGCAAGGAGTGGGGATCGCCGGCTGCCGCGCTGGGGCGGCGGATCAGCGCGTTCCCAGCCAATCCCGGGTCGGAAATCATCGGCGTCGTCGAGGACGTGCATCACGACGGGCTCGATCAGCCGGCACCGGCGCTGATCGTGAACCCACCGCGATCGGTGCCGACGGCGGCGTTCGTCGTCCGCAGCGTCCGCGCGGGGCACGCCGACTTCCTGGTCGATCTCCGTCGCGCCATCGCCTCGGTCCACGGCGATCTCTCCATCGCCCAGCCCCGGACGCTGGGCGCGATGTATCGGCAGTCGATGGGACGCGCGTCGATGACGCTGCTGCTCCTCGGCATCACTGGTGCGCTGGCTCTGATCCTCGGGCTGATTGGGGTCTACGGCGTCGTCAGCTACAGCGTGTCGCGGCGTCGCCGTGAGATCGGCATCCGCCTCGCCCTCGGCGCACGGCGCGGCGAGGTGTCGCAGATGTTCGTCCGCCACGCCCTGGTCCTCGTCGGCGTCGGTGTCGTGATCGGCCTCGGCGCGGCTGCGGGCCTGACGCGCCTCATCGCGTCGCAGTTGTTCGGCATCACGCCATTGGACCTGCCGACACACCTGGCGGTCGCGCTGGGGCTGGTGGTTGCCGCGTCATTGGCCAGTTACGTATCGGCGCAGCGTGGATCGGCCGTGGACCCGATCGAAGTGCTCAAGGGCGACTGA
- a CDS encoding FtsX-like permease family protein codes for MSLTFATSAATALAFGLLPAIRGTRVPLAESLKEQSRGVIGVEGRAAGIPLGKILVAGQMAIAILLLVAVLFMRSLQALVNVDVGFDRDHVLVARIDPRSSGYTVAELPALYTRVADGVGRVPGVAAVSLSWTGAFTGRNRGNFLVEGYVPASAERMETRKNWVTSDYFETVGLAITQGRAFGAEDSATTRRVGVISETMARRYFPNQSPIGRRLSWGSSNFDADGYEIVGVVEDARYNDVRTESVNMTYLLATQSDRYANHVQVRVSGEPAAVINAVRSALRESEPRLAIGAIETLDEGIVRSMGVERLLGWLTMTFGAAALGLACLGLYGTVSYAVRRRTAELGIRIALGANRAAVQWLIVREALLSVLLGGAIGLPLAFTAARAAAGLLYATTPFDPVAYGTAVGVLAAVSACAAYIPARRASRLDPMIALRME; via the coding sequence ATGAGCCTGACGTTCGCGACATCGGCGGCCACGGCGTTGGCGTTCGGCCTGCTCCCGGCGATACGCGGCACTCGGGTGCCGCTGGCCGAAAGCCTCAAGGAGCAGTCGCGCGGTGTCATTGGAGTCGAGGGCCGCGCCGCAGGCATCCCGCTCGGCAAGATCCTGGTAGCGGGTCAGATGGCGATCGCCATCCTGCTGCTGGTCGCGGTGTTGTTCATGCGGAGCCTGCAGGCCCTGGTGAACGTGGACGTGGGATTCGATCGAGACCACGTGCTGGTGGCGCGGATCGACCCGCGTTCGTCTGGCTACACCGTGGCCGAGTTGCCAGCGTTGTACACGCGTGTCGCCGACGGTGTCGGTCGCGTGCCAGGCGTGGCCGCTGTCAGCCTGTCCTGGACTGGCGCGTTCACCGGGCGGAATCGAGGCAATTTCCTGGTCGAGGGATACGTGCCCGCTTCAGCGGAGCGAATGGAAACGCGCAAGAACTGGGTCACGTCCGACTACTTCGAGACCGTGGGACTGGCCATCACGCAGGGACGCGCGTTTGGCGCGGAGGACTCGGCAACCACCCGGCGGGTCGGCGTCATCAGCGAGACCATGGCGCGGCGGTACTTCCCCAATCAGAGTCCCATCGGCAGGCGATTGAGTTGGGGAAGTTCGAACTTCGACGCAGACGGATACGAGATCGTTGGCGTGGTGGAGGATGCTCGTTACAACGACGTGAGGACCGAGTCGGTCAACATGACGTATCTGCTGGCGACGCAATCGGATCGATATGCCAACCACGTGCAGGTGCGCGTCAGCGGCGAACCGGCCGCCGTGATCAATGCGGTTCGAAGCGCCCTGCGCGAGTCGGAGCCGCGCCTTGCCATCGGCGCGATCGAAACGCTTGACGAAGGCATCGTCAGATCGATGGGCGTCGAGCGGCTCCTCGGCTGGCTGACCATGACGTTCGGTGCGGCGGCACTCGGCCTGGCATGCCTCGGCCTGTACGGCACGGTGTCGTACGCAGTCAGGCGTCGCACTGCCGAACTGGGCATTCGCATCGCGCTCGGCGCCAACCGCGCCGCCGTTCAGTGGCTCATCGTGCGCGAGGCGCTGCTGTCGGTGCTGCTGGGTGGAGCGATCGGGCTGCCACTGGCCTTCACCGCCGCACGCGCCGCGGCCGGCTTGTTGTACGCCACCACTCCGTTCGATCCCGTTGCGTACGGGACAGCAGTCGGCGTGCTCGCAGCCGTCTCTGCGTGCGCGGCATACATCCCGGCACGACGAGCCTCACGCCTCGATCCGATGATCGCGCTTCGGATGGAGTGA
- a CDS encoding PadR family transcriptional regulator, with translation MAKERSDVMQGTLDMLVLRALQLEPMHGWGITERIEQWSEQVLQLGQGTLYPALYRLERQGFVRSDWRVTDNNRRARYYALTASGRRYLQDSLAQWERMSRAITLVLRATNAS, from the coding sequence GTGGCCAAAGAGCGAAGCGACGTCATGCAGGGCACGCTGGACATGCTGGTCCTGAGAGCCCTTCAACTCGAGCCGATGCACGGCTGGGGCATCACCGAACGCATCGAGCAGTGGTCCGAGCAGGTGCTGCAGCTCGGTCAGGGCACGCTCTATCCCGCGCTCTACCGCCTCGAGCGGCAAGGCTTCGTCCGTTCGGACTGGCGCGTGACCGACAACAACCGCCGGGCGCGCTACTACGCGCTGACAGCGAGTGGACGCCGGTACCTGCAGGACTCGCTGGCACAGTGGGAACGGATGTCGCGCGCGATCACGCTCGTCCTGCGGGCGACCAACGCGAGCTGA
- a CDS encoding metallophosphoesterase, with protein MRRPACLGASVLASALLFTFPAAPATAPWPEFTQAAAPAREFSLPNRSSSLKFFVLGDFGTGSRQQYALGERMATVHRVFPATLVITVGDNIYGGERPQDFTKKFEEPYRELLERGVKFHASLGNHDAREQSHYAPFNMGGRTYHSFDAPRQDVKFIAIESDYPTPKQIAWLKEELASRDDWIIPYFHHPLYSSGRRHGPHLDLRATLEPLFLASNVTVVFAGHEHFYERTKPQRGITHFIVGSGGQLRKGNLDPRSSVTARGFDTDRAFLAVEIDGDELFFNAIDTAGAVVDSGQIARRKR; from the coding sequence ATGAGACGACCGGCCTGCCTGGGTGCGAGCGTCCTCGCCAGCGCCCTGCTGTTCACGTTCCCGGCGGCCCCCGCAACGGCGCCGTGGCCAGAGTTCACACAAGCGGCTGCACCTGCACGCGAGTTCTCGCTGCCGAACCGGTCGTCGTCGCTGAAGTTCTTCGTGCTCGGTGACTTCGGCACGGGCAGTCGCCAGCAGTACGCGCTGGGCGAGCGCATGGCGACCGTGCACCGCGTGTTTCCGGCAACGCTGGTCATCACCGTCGGTGACAACATCTACGGGGGCGAGCGTCCCCAGGACTTCACGAAGAAGTTCGAGGAGCCGTACCGCGAGTTGCTGGAACGCGGCGTCAAGTTCCACGCCTCGCTTGGCAACCATGACGCGCGCGAACAGTCGCACTACGCCCCGTTCAACATGGGCGGTCGCACGTACCACAGCTTCGATGCGCCTCGCCAGGACGTGAAGTTCATCGCGATCGAAAGTGACTATCCGACGCCAAAGCAGATCGCGTGGCTGAAGGAGGAACTGGCCAGCCGCGACGACTGGATCATTCCGTACTTCCATCACCCACTGTATTCGTCTGGCCGCCGTCATGGGCCGCACCTCGACCTGCGTGCAACGCTCGAGCCGCTGTTCCTGGCAAGCAACGTCACCGTGGTCTTCGCCGGCCACGAGCACTTCTACGAACGGACGAAGCCGCAGCGGGGCATCACGCATTTCATCGTCGGCTCGGGTGGGCAGCTGCGCAAGGGCAACCTCGATCCGCGCAGCAGCGTCACGGCCCGGGGCTTCGATACGGATCGCGCGTTCCTGGCCGTGGAGATCGATGGCGACGAACTGTTCTTCAACGCGATCGATACGGCGGGCGCCGTGGTCGACTCGGGACAGATCGCACGCCGCAAGCGGTAA
- a CDS encoding PadR family transcriptional regulator produces MSEDKIDLLKGTLDLLVLQILSSMGPLHGYGVARRLEQTSGDELAMNEGTIYASLVRLEQRRLIKTSWGTSENNRRAKYYSLTRAGEKALTAETTNWTRLATVIGRVLATGVGGNNR; encoded by the coding sequence GTGTCCGAAGACAAGATCGACCTCCTGAAGGGCACACTGGATCTGCTGGTGCTCCAGATCCTGTCGTCGATGGGTCCCCTGCATGGCTACGGCGTCGCCCGTCGCCTCGAGCAGACCAGCGGTGACGAACTGGCGATGAACGAGGGCACCATCTACGCCTCGCTCGTGCGCCTCGAGCAGCGCCGGCTGATCAAGACCTCCTGGGGGACGTCCGAGAACAATCGTCGTGCGAAGTACTACTCGCTGACGCGTGCCGGGGAAAAGGCGCTCACCGCGGAGACGACCAACTGGACGCGCCTGGCGACAGTGATTGGCCGCGTGCTGGCCACGGGCGTCGGAGGGAACAACCGATGA
- a CDS encoding ABC transporter ATP-binding protein: MPLQISEHFKRLLPIALVPLWCVAAGLTAFSALYGESLPLPGIQVSLRNASRPFLLLAVLTLLLVHLRPARALRIRDGVRRVSATVPAWCVAIALAVLVGAVGCRFGSDVAAGADSYGYITQAEMLSTGHLQRPESALAAGATWPNSRPSLAPLGWLPVEAGSLAPVYPPGYPLLMAGPRLIHPRWMFAVVPLAGAATLVALIVLARAIGRADVGVAAAALLASSPAFLMSLVVPMSDLPATAAWAVAATLALGRSPRADQRGTPNADRSGIGHAWSAIGAGAVGGLALLIRPNLLPLSIGVLVLATMQDSDRRQRYARLLIVGSGFAAGALLVAAFQSAYYGSPTANGYGRLTDLFAFRHWRTNVLQFAHWLFETHPTAVLVASVVGAMSTLRRSAAPASRLLWLPALTLACYVLYLPFDNWTYLRFLLPAFPLMMLWAAIGIRHVVGYLREPMPSYAFALTVAWCALAGVHEARVRHVFANAASLERFRSVSIEVAKVIPPRSIVITREFSGSLQYYGHVDTVRWDWLDAAGLEQAVRTLQSQERQVFALLDLRSEVPEFERNRPPGGTSLRLEQLQTFSGTVERVALYRVMGDVPGATGPVSRP; this comes from the coding sequence ATGCCCCTGCAGATCAGTGAACATTTCAAGAGGCTGCTGCCGATCGCCCTCGTGCCCCTGTGGTGTGTGGCAGCCGGACTGACAGCGTTCTCCGCCCTGTACGGCGAGTCGCTGCCGTTGCCTGGCATCCAGGTGTCCCTGCGGAATGCGAGCCGGCCGTTCCTGCTGCTTGCGGTGCTGACGTTGCTGCTCGTGCACCTGCGTCCGGCGCGTGCGCTTCGCATCAGGGACGGCGTCCGGCGCGTGTCGGCCACGGTGCCGGCATGGTGCGTAGCCATAGCGCTGGCAGTTCTTGTCGGCGCGGTCGGATGCCGTTTCGGCTCCGACGTGGCGGCCGGGGCCGACAGCTACGGCTACATCACTCAGGCAGAGATGCTGTCAACTGGTCACCTGCAGCGACCAGAATCAGCGCTTGCTGCCGGAGCCACGTGGCCGAACAGCCGGCCGAGCCTCGCCCCTCTCGGCTGGCTGCCCGTCGAAGCCGGTTCGTTGGCTCCGGTGTATCCCCCTGGCTACCCGTTGCTCATGGCAGGCCCGCGCCTGATCCATCCGCGGTGGATGTTCGCCGTCGTGCCCCTCGCTGGCGCAGCGACACTCGTGGCTCTCATCGTCCTGGCCCGCGCAATCGGGCGCGCCGACGTTGGCGTCGCGGCGGCAGCACTGCTCGCCTCGAGTCCGGCTTTCCTGATGTCGCTCGTGGTGCCGATGTCCGACCTGCCGGCGACCGCCGCGTGGGCCGTGGCCGCCACGCTCGCCCTTGGCCGCAGCCCGCGCGCCGATCAACGCGGAACGCCGAACGCCGACCGCAGCGGAATCGGCCATGCGTGGTCCGCGATCGGCGCTGGTGCGGTGGGCGGCCTGGCACTCCTGATCCGCCCCAACCTGCTGCCGTTGTCGATCGGGGTCCTCGTGCTGGCGACGATGCAAGACTCGGACAGGCGACAACGATATGCCCGCCTGCTGATCGTGGGCTCCGGTTTCGCCGCGGGTGCACTTCTGGTGGCGGCATTTCAGTCGGCGTACTACGGCTCGCCGACGGCAAACGGCTACGGCCGCTTGACCGATCTGTTCGCCTTTCGCCACTGGCGGACAAACGTGCTGCAGTTCGCGCATTGGCTGTTCGAGACTCACCCCACGGCCGTCCTCGTGGCGTCTGTCGTTGGCGCCATGTCGACCCTTCGTCGAAGTGCCGCGCCAGCCTCACGCCTGTTGTGGCTGCCAGCACTCACGCTCGCCTGCTACGTGCTGTACCTGCCCTTCGACAACTGGACCTACCTGCGTTTCCTGTTGCCCGCATTCCCGTTGATGATGCTCTGGGCGGCCATCGGCATACGCCACGTCGTCGGCTACCTTCGCGAGCCCATGCCGTCATATGCGTTTGCGCTGACGGTGGCCTGGTGTGCGCTGGCCGGCGTTCACGAGGCCAGGGTGCGCCATGTGTTTGCCAACGCCGCGAGCCTCGAACGGTTCCGGTCCGTGTCGATCGAGGTGGCGAAGGTCATCCCGCCGCGGAGTATCGTCATCACCCGTGAGTTCAGCGGCAGCTTGCAGTACTACGGGCATGTCGACACGGTCCGATGGGATTGGCTGGATGCGGCCGGGCTCGAGCAGGCCGTCAGGACGCTGCAGTCGCAGGAGCGACAGGTATTTGCGTTGCTCGACCTTAGGAGTGAGGTTCCCGAATTCGAGAGGAACCGCCCTCCCGGTGGTACCTCCCTGCGCCTCGAACAGCTTCAGACATTCAGCGGCACCGTGGAGCGTGTCGCCCTGTACCGGGTCATGGGCGACGTACCTGGCGCGACCGGGCCCGTCAGTCGCCCTTGA